TGCTGCCCTCATACTCTCTCCTTATAATTTCAAGCACAAATTCATTCCATGTATCGACCGGACCCGGCATGCACCAGTGCAAGCAATCCTGTGGCGGAGGCCTTCCGTCAGGGCCCCGCTGTGTTTTCTTGTTAGGGTCGGGGCTTCTGTACGGGCCTGGATGCCCGTCGTGGCGGTACGCAAAAGGTTTCGTGATATCCATCAGTTTCAACTTCGACTTGTTTGTCACACCTTTCTGAATCGCACGGTTAAAACCCAAAACTTGTTTTTCATGCATTATATTCGTAAAGCCATTTTCCACTACTTCGCCCAGTGCAAGAGGCTTTACCTTCCCGGTGCATGATCCTCCAGTGTTCCAAGCTCCACCCTCGTAATGGTCAGGTGAATAAGAACGCACAATGGCGATCCCCGTATAATTCGGATGTCTAGCAACAGCAGTGAGAATTGTCTCGACAGATATTCCAAATGCTTCAATGTTGTTAACCTTCATAGGCCTTGATTTGTCCGGCCACCATAACTGCCCTCCCACAATCTCGTTGTTTAAGATATAGACCGACTGCTTGGCAAACCAATGGCCGGAAGAGAAAACAATCACATCAAACTGTGGGATGAGATCCATGAATTTGTCATCAGGGGCATCAAGGTGGAGCTTGGCCACACCCTCTGGAGCAAAATGAAATGCCTCAGATGTTTGCTTCACAAGCCACGACGACCAAATCCGGACAACAAACATAGATGTCGACTTGAAATAATAACGTTGCATTCTCTTGTTCCCACGGTTTTTTGGAACTTCTACCTGCATACACCACACAAAGATGCAAGCACTGCTAGAGTTACTTAAAACAGCATTATCTGCAAAAAAGGATGGAGATGCAATTTCATACAGCTGCTTTGAAACGCAATCGCTAAAAACGAACTCCACAAAACTAATTCCACATGCATTTAGAGACGTATAATACTAGCAGGGTTGATGAATCCAGCGTTGCGAAAATTCCATCtactataagaaaaaaacatttaattCAAGGTAACTAGATCATAAAAAATTTAGACAATTACCTGCCAGAGCATGCACAACAATGACTCCATATGGTTTCGAGCAACCGAATCACCAATGAAAGCTATTGTTTTCCCCCTCATCAACTCTAGAAATTTCCTGGCATCAAAACGTGGCAGGTCACACTGAGAGGGCTTCCATCGCCAATTCTCATACTGCTTGTCAGGTCTCCCATTTCCCTGGCAATTTTGCATCTGTGTCAAGACAGGGCATGTATTGTTTGTATATACCGGTCCTGCTGAATCATAAATCCAACTTCCACTGTATAGATCACAGCCTGCATAATACGAACAGAAGTAAgtcaaattcaaagaaaaaagtACTTGAAAATGTTATAGCAACAAGTCAAATTTCAGAAGTACAAAAGGCTAAATTATACATAAGTTCAATCAGAGTACAAAAGGCTAAAGAGTATAGCAAAATGTTAAATTTCAGCAAACATGAAAACATAACGGAACAACATGAAAGCATAACGGAACAACATGAAAGCTACCTGAATCAACGGAAACACCACTGGTTGCATTGTTGGGCAACTGAGAAGAAGCTGATGTAGTATCATTGGGCTCGAGTGCAGGTGCTGATATATCCTTCATCTCCTTTGTTTGCGAAACTATTGATGGATCACTTGAAGTCGAGGACAGTTGTGGATTGGACTCGTCTGACAAATTCTTATCAGTTTTAATCATACCGTCATCAATTGATGAAGTGGTTGAAACTGCAGGCTCTGATGGACCAGTTGAGTTTACTGATCCAACATTTTCATTATCTGATGAACCGGATGAATTCTTTGCCACATCTGGCAGATCTTTGATCTCTCTAGTTTCTGAAACAACCAATGAACCATCTGAACTCGAGGGTGCTTGTGAATTCGACTCGGTAAGAATATTCTGATTAACAACTTTTGTTTGTGGATCCACTGAACTTTTCGGAACTTTTGAATTAGACTCCGATACCATATTCTTATCGACACTATCTACATTGTTTGGAAGGGGAGCATCGTGGTTAGTGGGATTCCCTATAGAGGTAGAATAATCCAACTTCTGCATACTATCAACACCATAGAAATACCAGCTAACCGTTGAACCAATCGGGTAAGTCACTAAAACCCAGGAAGCAAAAAGTAAGAACAAAGCCAATGCCACCCCGGAAACTACCATCCACGAAAGAGCTTTCGGGTAGGAAGTCATCGAAATCGAACCTTTGGACGAAGCCCAAGTCAATGAAGTCATCGCTTTCCAAATCAAGCAATTCGTGTGAAATAAACTATCTAGCCTAAATTAAACTACCAATGGAAAACCCCAAAAGCATGCGTTCAAATGGCTAAAGAAAAAACCCAActcatcattttctttccaaattagGAAAACCCCAACTTTGAGCTCAACCTCCTCCAGCAAACCCTGAAAACATACGCAACAACAACTCCAGAAATTACATGTAATTCAAGCAACACAATGTTAAAAATGGAAACTTTATAATCATGCTTAATGATAATCACGTTTATAAGTaaatttaattactaaaaatGGACAAACAACAATGGCTTCCAAAAGGGTATGAAGATCTAAAGAAAATATACCTTGATCAACGCTACACGCAATAGAAGATCTTGAAGCACTTAAAAGGAAACAACAAATGGAAGCATGAAGATTTGTTTACAGGGGAATTGGATTCCTGGGTAAGTGAAAAGAATGGGAAACTTGGATTCCCGACCTGGAAAGTTGAATGCTTTATGTACGGAACATGGAATCAGATCAATGGCGGAGAGCTGGTAGAAATGGAAGTAGTGGATGAAGATCTGGAAATAGGGGGCTTGGATTTAAAGAATCAAGATGAAAGATGAAAGATTTAGATGGGAAAATTATaatcttgtttttattttttattttttatttttggaaactaTTATAATATTGTGTTTTTTTGGCAAAACTATTATAATCTTGTTTATTTGAGTGATATGCGGCAGATTGAATTAGACGATTCGTCTTCTTGGAATATGTTTGGGCTGTATGGTTTGGGCcgtatagatttttttttgtcaaatttctaaccgattttattattataattatgtACTTAACCGTGTTCTATGTATACTAAAAAATCACTCCGCATCGACTTACAATATAATTATGGGCCATGCTTGACATTTTGTGACGATCAATTTGTTGTAAGCGTCAAATTTAGAAACACTACTTTCTTggggaaaatataaacaatactaAATATCGACTTGTAAGAAATttgttgaatacttagatgAATGCAGATTATATGTTTGTTTCTAGTATTTTTATTAtcttctaatactttataatttatatatcattctattttgtaattaATGTATTCCAATGCttaaaaacaataaatttacttaaatccgcctaatcCCTCTATGCCCCTAGTTAAGCTCCGCCTAGTCGTCTAAGCACTAAGCTTTAGTCTACCAACCGACTAACGTCTAGCATCATTTAGATACTTGATAACAAAACGACATTTTTATTAAGAAGttaacagaaaataaaaaaaacttttgatTTATTGGTTTTGAAGGAATTAATACATAATTGGGCCTGTTGTTGGGCAGCCGAATACAGCAAACCGACAACAAAATAACAACACTTGACAACCTTGGGCTCTGCCGTTTCAAATATGTCCAATATTAAGACATTAATTCCAACAAAAGATTTTCCTGAAAGCAAAATTTGGGGCAAATGCAAATGCAAATGCAATACACAAATTATATTATAGTTTAAATTGCCAAGATGCTTttgtactaattttttttaatcacgatgcactaatttttttttaaataattagtatttaaaaattatattatagTTTGTGCAATACTAATATAATTTGTGAGTAGTGTATTGCATCTTggcaactaaaaaaaattatattatagtTTAAATAATTAGTATTgcactaaatttttttaataacgaTGCACAACTCACAAATTATATTATAGTTTAAATTGCCAAAATGCTTTTGTTATGCACATGACTCAATATACTTTCATAACATTGTTGCGAAATACACTTTTTTTAATCACACTTGTGGCAGAAAAATTGTCACATTTCGGCCCGGaaccccaccacatcccgggctcgactccaccgtagcatgatattgtctgctttggaccccaaccacgccctcatggttttatttttgagaactcacatgagaactttacagtggatcacccatcatgggaatgctctcgcacgaactcacttaacttcggagttccgatagaacccgaagctagtgagcccctaaaaggcctcgtactaggaagagatgagaatatacatataaaacttacaggatccactctcctggacgatgtgggatgctACAAAAATTATAGCTCATTTGAAGAAGAATAAAAGTGCAATTGAGGGTAGTTTTATTCACACCTCACAAATTTATCAAGCCAccccattttaaaaaaaaatcctacaaAATTCTAATTTTATCGAATTTAAAATTTGTCATGcctttaaaatttaaatgttaAAGGTTGAACCAAAGTCACACGTAACTCATACAAAACTGCTGACTCTCCCCCCTTCTCCACCTCAACGGTCCATTAGTACTGTTTGGTAAGTGGGACGGGACAAAACGgagtgggacgaggcgttccgtcctacgtttggtgcgcctaaaacgggtggaacgcgcTGTTCCACCAGAAGAATTTtaggtgaattttcgttccgctTCACCCATGGAACAACTCGTTCCAcgtccgtggaacacaaaattataacatctctgtctccttcttccttcttgtttCGGTCCGAGAGCATCTTTACTCCCTCTCCATTCCGTCCCATCTTATCCCATCCCGTCCCGTCTCATTCCATTCcttggtaccgtttggtacgcagacggaacgggacgggatggAACAGAaggggacggaacgggacggaacaggacggaacggatgatgtaaatattgaaaaagatagggagaaattttgtcataaaatgttataaatttgtgttccacgaatgtggaacgggtcgttccaggggaagaggtggaacgaaaaatcagccaaatttcgtCCCATGAACAACCCGTTCTACAGTTTTCAgacgcaccaaacgtgggacgtaACAGCTCGCctcgtcccgtcccacgtaccaaacggtacctctGCTCCCGTCTGCACACCAAACGATCCCTTAGGATCCAACATCCTCCCGCCAAACACCGAATTATCCCTAAAGGTTTAAGCTTTCACTCTCGCTCTCACCCCACACCCTCCCTTAAACCCTCATCTCCGTCCACACCCCATTTCGTCGTCGTTTCTCAGGAATCTCACAGTCAGAGTCTTCTGCTACCGAATTCTAAAATCCTAGGCTTCCCACGCATCAGCGGAGATGAGCGTCGCGGCCTACAAGATGATGCACTGGCGGACGGGCATCGAGAACTGCGCCTCGGAATTCATCTCCCACTCACTTGCCGGCTTCGTGTCTCGAATGCATCCGATTCAGACCGACGATATGGAGTCCAACTGGCCGCCCACCCGCCGAGAAATCGGCCCCATTCCGGACCTCGTCGTCACCGCCGGAAACGTCCTCGAAGTGTACGTTGTCAGACTTCAGGAGGAAGATGGCGCCAGAGGCTCTAGGGCTTCCGGAGAACCCAAGCGTGGTGGTCTCATGGATGGCGTCTCTGGGGCTTCCCTCGAACTCGTTTGCCATTACAGGTCCATTGCCCCAGTTAAACCCCTCTTTCGATTTTCATGGCGTTTGGCCTGGAGTTTAGCTCGAATTCGCTAAATTTGTCTGTCGTAATACTGTTTTTGAATTAATTACTGATGGTTTCtattcaaatttttgtttgcaTGCAGTTGGATTGCTGAATGCACGGTAATGTGTAACGGTGGCGGTATTATCTGGCAGAGGCGGCGATGGTTATAGAAGAAGAGATTCTATTGTCTTAACCAtggaagaaaaaatcgataatatcgccgatattatcggttttttgctttaccgatattttaataggtatccgaggaattttcgtcaaaatattgtGATATTTtagataatatcgcgatatttttggTTTCTTGACAGTCAGTCACAACCTCGCCGGAGAATCAGAATAACTCTGAGCAAGAACGAAACCTGCAACCAAACGGAACAAAATCATCACTATCTTTCAACAAAAATCACCACTTTATACCAAAATCAGTGACAAAATTACACTAATCCGAGAAGCAAGGGCTTGAATTCGAGCAAGATCTGGAAGAAAACAGTAGAAGCTGAGAGATCGAGTACCTCACCGGCAGTTACAGTGATAAAGATCATCATCTTTGGAAGGCCGCGGATCGGACGGAGCTCAGAGATCAATGAGCAAGCATTTCACAGATCGTATTCGATCAGCGGctgaaagagaggagagagagagagagcagagggAGACGCGGATGAGGAGGATCGCGCCGATGGGGACGACGGAGGAGAGGTAGAGGTCGCGGCCCGCGGGACATGGTGACGGGCTCGACGAGGAGGAAGGCGAGGGAGGAGCAGAGGGAAAGGAAGTAGAGGGCGCCGATGAGGATGACCGATTTGAGGTAGAGCCACGGGGTGCGAAAAGGGGTATGTATGTTGCTTGGCTCTTGGTTGAAAAGGGGTGCGAAACTGAGAAACAATGGAGAGATTGAAAGGGATGGTCTGCTACGGAGAGATAGAGCCTTTTGAGGCTCTGGGCTCGAGGAAAGGGCAAAATATGTAGCAGCTGCTAGggtttttcaattcaaacaggAAGCTGTTGCATCAGCATATATTGTAGTTGTTGCTGCACTTTGACACAAGTGTGGACTTGGACGTGTTGGGCCGTGTTTCTCTTCAATAGCACCAGGTCTTCAGTTCGAATCCAGGTGATCTttgtcctttttcttcttttctttttgttttattatttgtttattttaatttctttgttttcttttcttttttccttttcttctagtttatttattttaggcttttgttttatcttttacagtttttatttttgttcttcttcttttctttttgttttattatttgtttattttaatttctttgttttcttttctattttccttttcttctagtttatttattttaggcttttgttttatcttttacagtttttatttttgttcttcaatctttgtttatttttacacaccttgaggacaaggtgtgcaataagtttgggggtgggaaagtaaaattttaggattttaattttttaggcttttgtgtaaaatattgtactaattcattatatataaatgattatggtgtgtttagacttctttcattaattactacatattttctacactcataatgtttgtcagctcgctatataattaaCTTGATattgttaaatccatcatgcaatgcatttccttccaattttttgtgataaactaatagataattgactaaataaacatcctgcaaagtttcaataaaaatttccaagtttttcttacaatttccgtggtttccatgtaatttttatcgatatcgatattatcccgatatttccatcgatatttccgtgttttcggactaccgatatttccgatattaccgatattttcttccttggtcttAACCTTTGAAGATGCAAAAATCTCAGTTCTTGAGTTTGATGATTCAATTCATGGACTCCGTACTAGGTGTGGTAATAAAGATTAATTATTAGTCTtaacaagaacttatcaatgtgattagtgcgtacgcacctcaagtagggttggatacgagttcgaaggagaaattttgggaagaccttggagacttggtgcaaggaattgctcagacggagaagttatttataggaggagatttaaatggacacgtgggcagggagacaggcaactatggaggttttcatggtggccatggttttggggagagaaacgaggatggggaagctatcttggatttggcaatggcatatgatctcttcttagccaataccttctttaagaagagagaagaacatgtgatcacctacaagagtgggtcgtcaaaaacacaaatagattttcttctaatgaggaaagggga
This region of Malus domestica chromosome 07, GDT2T_hap1 genomic DNA includes:
- the LOC103439667 gene encoding protein YLS7-like gives rise to the protein MTSLTWASSKGSISMTSYPKALSWMVVSGVALALFLLFASWVLVTYPIGSTVSWYFYGVDSMQKLDYSTSIGNPTNHDAPLPNNVDSVDKNMVSESNSKVPKSSVDPQTKVVNQNILTESNSQAPSSSDGSLVVSETREIKDLPDVAKNSSGSSDNENVGSVNSTGPSEPAVSTTSSIDDGMIKTDKNLSDESNPQLSSTSSDPSIVSQTKEMKDISAPALEPNDTTSASSQLPNNATSGVSVDSGCDLYSGSWIYDSAGPVYTNNTCPVLTQMQNCQGNGRPDKQYENWRWKPSQCDLPRFDARKFLELMRGKTIAFIGDSVARNHMESLLCMLWQVEVPKNRGNKRMQRYYFKSTSMFVVRIWSSWLVKQTSEAFHFAPEGVAKLHLDAPDDKFMDLIPQFDVIVFSSGHWFAKQSVYILNNEIVGGQLWWPDKSRPMKVNNIEAFGISVETILTAVARHPNYTGIAIVRSYSPDHYEGGAWNTGGSCTGKVKPLALGEVVENGFTNIMHEKQVLGFNRAIQKGVTNKSKLKLMDITKPFAYRHDGHPGPYRSPDPNKKTQRGPDGRPPPQDCLHWCMPGPVDTWNEFVLEIIRREYEGSNNSSS
- the LOC139197471 gene encoding cleavage and polyadenylation specificity factor subunit 1-like yields the protein MSVAAYKMMHWRTGIENCASEFISHSLAGFVSRMHPIQTDDMESNWPPTRREIGPIPDLVVTAGNVLEVYVVRLQEEDGARGSRASGEPKRGGLMDGVSGASLELVCHYSWIAECTVMCNGGGIIWQRRRWL